The Kribbella jejuensis region CGCCCGCGGCCTCGGCAGCCTGCACCCATGGGCGGACGTTCGCGTCGTGGTCCAGGCGCGTGACGATCACCTCGTCGCCCGGCCTCCAGGTCTTCGCGAGCGTCCGGGAGAAGTCGTACGTGAGTTGCGTCATGCTGCGGCCGAACACGATGCCCTGGCCGGTGGTCCCGAGCAGATCCGCCATCGCCTGGCGGGCGTTCACGACGGTCTCGTCGGCGCGGCGCTCGGCCGGCGTCAGCTGGCCGCGGTTCGCCAGCGCGGACGTCATGGTCGCCGCGACCGCGTCCGCGACGGCTTGCGGGGTCTGCGAACCACCGGGCCCGTCGAAGTGCGCGGCGCCCTCCTCGAGCGCGGGGAACTGCTTGCGGACGGCGACGATATCGAAGGCAGGCTCGGAGGCACTCATGCGCGTCATCCTCTCTCGCTCCTGACATCGGTCGCTACCACCTGCCCGAATACGGATAAAAATGCACGAACTGTCCGCCCCGTGGTGCAGGATGTCAGGAGTGAGCATGCTGACGACTCCTGACACCGCCCCGGCGCGGGCGTGGCTCCCCACGATGATCACCCTCGCGGCGATCTGGGGCTGCAGCTTCCTGTTCATCTCGGTCGGCGTCCGCGAGCTGCCGCCGCTCTACCTGGCGCTCGGCCGGGTGCTGGCCGGTTCCGTCGTACTGCTCGCGATCCTGATCGTGAAGCGCGAGCCGCTGCCGCGGGACCCGCGGCTGTGGGCGCACTCGTTCGTGGTCGGGGCGATCGGCTCGGCCATCCCGTGGACGCTGTTCGGGTACGGCGAGGAGCGGATCCCGTCGCTGCTGGCCGGCATCTGGAACGGCATCACCCCGCTGGTCGTGCTGCCGATCGCGGTGCTGCTCTTCCGGACCGAGAGGTTCTCGGCGCAGCGTGGGTTCGGGTTGCTGATCGGGTTCGTCGGAATGCTCGTCGTGCTCGGGGCGTGGCGCGTGCAGGGCGGCGCCGACCTCGTCGGGCAGGGGTTGTGCATGCTGGCCGCGGTTTTCTACGGGCTCGCGATCCCCTACCAGAAACGGTTCCTGGCCGGTACGACGTTGTCCGGTACGGCACTGTCCACCGCATTGTTGCTGTGCGCATCGGTTCAGCTGGCTGTCGTGGCGCCGCTGGTCACCGGGCAGGCGCCGCCCGCGCCGTGGTCGCTGTCGCTGAAGGTGCTGCTGAGCGTGCTTGCGCTCGGTGCGCTGGGCAGCGGGGTCGCGTTCGTCCTCAACATGCGCAACATCCGGCTGATCGGCGCGAGCCGCTCGTCGATGGTGACGTACCTGATGCCGGTCTTCTCGATCATCGTCGGCGTCATCGTGCTGCACGAGCACCTCACCTGGTACCAGCCGGTCGGCGGCCTGATCGTCCTGCTCGGCGTCGCCGTCTCCCAAGGCGTGTTCACCGGACTCCGTAAGCCGGCAGTCGCCGCAGCGACCACCTAGGAGCGGCGAAGGTTCGGTACCCCGGCGACGACCACCGCGACGAGAGCCAGCAGCGTGCCGACGACCACCGGTGCCGTGATCGGCTTGTCGGCGACCGGGACGAAGATGTCGATGAAGAGGCTGGCGATGAGTTGGCCGGCGATGGTGCCGAGGCCGAGGACGAAGACACCGACGACGCGGACCACGGCGGCCGCGGCGCTGATGAAGATCACGCCGCACATGCCGC contains the following coding sequences:
- a CDS encoding DMT family transporter, producing MLTTPDTAPARAWLPTMITLAAIWGCSFLFISVGVRELPPLYLALGRVLAGSVVLLAILIVKREPLPRDPRLWAHSFVVGAIGSAIPWTLFGYGEERIPSLLAGIWNGITPLVVLPIAVLLFRTERFSAQRGFGLLIGFVGMLVVLGAWRVQGGADLVGQGLCMLAAVFYGLAIPYQKRFLAGTTLSGTALSTALLLCASVQLAVVAPLVTGQAPPAPWSLSLKVLLSVLALGALGSGVAFVLNMRNIRLIGASRSSMVTYLMPVFSIIVGVIVLHEHLTWYQPVGGLIVLLGVAVSQGVFTGLRKPAVAAATT